Proteins co-encoded in one Fervidobacterium gondwanense DSM 13020 genomic window:
- the galT gene encoding galactose-1-phosphate uridylyltransferase, protein MPEYRKDPVVKRWVIISTERAKRPHDFQVQPEEVKVAFCPFDYGNEHTTPPEILAFRPADTQPNTPGWWVRVVSNKFPAVDPELPVDRYGHGMYDAMTGFGYHEVIVETPDHESTFALYDYKQAEEVVWAYVTRFRTMAKDERVKYILVFRNHGKEGGASLAHPHSQIIATPVVPKTVQEELDGAKDYYSYKERCVFCDMINQEKIENRRLIEENEHFIAFEPYAARFPFETWVLPKRHSHDFGSITEDEVRSFARIMKDVLHRIYVVLNNPPYNFLIHTAPVFEEGKTYYHWHVEIIPRLTRVAGFEWGSGFYINPVPPEDAARYLTENYQEALEKQSK, encoded by the coding sequence ATGCCAGAATACCGAAAAGATCCCGTGGTAAAAAGATGGGTCATCATCTCAACGGAACGAGCTAAAAGACCGCATGATTTTCAGGTGCAGCCAGAAGAAGTTAAAGTTGCGTTCTGTCCTTTCGACTACGGTAATGAGCATACAACACCGCCAGAAATTTTGGCTTTCAGGCCAGCTGATACCCAACCAAACACGCCAGGCTGGTGGGTACGAGTTGTGTCAAACAAATTTCCAGCTGTTGATCCAGAGTTACCAGTAGATAGGTACGGTCATGGAATGTACGATGCTATGACCGGTTTTGGATACCACGAAGTTATCGTTGAAACTCCAGATCATGAATCAACATTTGCTCTGTATGATTACAAGCAAGCTGAGGAAGTAGTCTGGGCATACGTAACAAGGTTCAGAACGATGGCAAAAGATGAACGAGTCAAATATATTCTCGTCTTCAGAAATCACGGAAAGGAAGGCGGGGCATCTTTGGCACACCCGCACAGCCAAATTATTGCAACGCCGGTTGTTCCAAAGACTGTCCAAGAGGAACTTGACGGTGCCAAGGATTACTATTCGTACAAAGAGAGATGTGTCTTCTGCGATATGATAAACCAAGAAAAGATAGAAAACAGAAGATTGATCGAAGAAAACGAACACTTCATAGCTTTTGAACCTTACGCAGCTCGGTTTCCATTTGAAACGTGGGTTCTTCCAAAGAGGCATTCACATGATTTTGGCAGCATAACTGAAGATGAGGTAAGATCTTTTGCAAGGATAATGAAGGACGTTCTTCACAGAATTTATGTTGTTCTCAACAATCCGCCATACAATTTCTTAATACATACAGCACCAGTTTTTGAGGAAGGCAAGACTTACTATCACTGGCATGTTGAGATCATTCCACGCTTAACACGTGTAGCAGGTTTCGAATGGGGTTCTGGATTTTATATCAACCCAGTACCGCCTGAAGACGCTGCAAGGTACTTGACTGAGAATTACCAAGAAGCTTTAGAAAAACAATCTAAATAA
- a CDS encoding glycogen synthase yields the protein MRIAMVSYEVYLFAKVGGLADVVGALPKYLERQGVTVDIYMPYHKKVDENAAKFGYTIEKLSEGIELPVLSTTEKFDIYKTKLPGTKDVNVFLIANEYYFSADEVYAGPDLAEQAIFFSNAVLEAVKKLNFTYDVVHVNDWQTALIPVYMKTVYRNDDLISRAASMITIHNLGYQGIYEPSYMRFAGLPDYLFNIDGLEFYGKMNFLKGGIIFSDIINTVSPTYAREIQTKEYGEKLDGVLRMRSSDLYGILNGIDYEEYNPATDKRIYVNYDLNTIEKKKENKRMLQKELGLPERDVPVIGMINRLVVQKGLDIMAEIMDYVSLLDIQFVLLGTGDEEYEEMFKKLGEKYPDKYSINLKFDVVLAQKIYAGSDMFLMPSRYEPCGLGQMYSLRYGTIPIVRYTGGLADTVKEYDPITKEGTGFGFEGFDPAHLFEAIAKAVYFYNDKEHWGTLIRNAMSTDLTWDSSAKEYVKLYQRAKSKVQ from the coding sequence ATGAGGATAGCAATGGTGTCGTATGAAGTTTATCTGTTTGCAAAAGTTGGTGGTTTAGCTGACGTAGTTGGAGCGCTTCCGAAATATCTTGAAAGACAAGGCGTTACGGTTGATATCTACATGCCATATCACAAAAAGGTAGACGAAAATGCTGCGAAATTTGGTTATACCATCGAGAAACTCTCTGAAGGAATTGAACTTCCAGTACTATCAACAACTGAGAAATTTGATATATACAAAACAAAATTGCCAGGAACGAAAGATGTCAATGTCTTTCTTATAGCGAACGAATATTATTTCAGTGCAGATGAGGTATACGCTGGACCTGATTTGGCAGAGCAAGCGATATTTTTCTCTAACGCTGTTCTTGAAGCGGTAAAAAAGCTGAATTTCACTTACGATGTGGTTCATGTTAATGATTGGCAGACCGCTTTGATCCCAGTGTACATGAAAACTGTTTACAGAAACGATGATTTAATATCCAGAGCAGCTTCCATGATTACGATTCACAATTTAGGATACCAAGGAATTTATGAACCATCGTACATGAGATTTGCTGGGCTACCTGATTATCTCTTCAACATAGACGGTCTTGAATTTTATGGAAAAATGAACTTCCTTAAGGGCGGCATAATATTTTCAGACATTATCAACACTGTAAGCCCAACTTACGCCAGGGAAATACAAACTAAGGAGTACGGTGAAAAATTGGATGGCGTGCTGCGAATGAGATCCTCAGACTTATATGGTATTTTAAATGGTATAGATTACGAAGAGTACAACCCAGCAACAGACAAGCGAATTTACGTCAATTATGATTTAAATACCATAGAAAAGAAAAAGGAAAATAAAAGGATGCTTCAAAAAGAGCTCGGTCTTCCTGAAAGAGATGTACCTGTCATAGGTATGATAAACAGACTTGTAGTTCAGAAGGGTTTGGACATTATGGCTGAAATAATGGACTACGTGTCTTTGCTTGACATTCAGTTTGTTCTTCTCGGTACAGGAGATGAAGAATACGAAGAAATGTTTAAGAAACTTGGTGAAAAATATCCTGATAAGTATTCGATAAACTTGAAATTCGATGTGGTTCTTGCGCAAAAGATATACGCAGGTAGTGACATGTTCTTAATGCCATCGAGATATGAGCCTTGCGGTTTAGGGCAGATGTACAGCCTGAGATACGGCACAATACCTATCGTTAGGTACACTGGTGGACTTGCAGATACAGTGAAAGAATATGATCCGATTACGAAAGAAGGAACTGGATTTGGCTTTGAAGGCTTTGATCCAGCTCATCTGTTTGAAGCCATAGCGAAGGCCGTATACTTCTACAACGATAAGGAACACTGGGGTACTCTGATAAGGAACGCAATGTCTACAGATTTAACCTGGGACAGTTCGGCAAAGGAATATGTAAAACTCTACCAACGTGCGAAATCTAAAGTTCAGTAA
- a CDS encoding MBL fold metallo-hydrolase: MRIHILSYGGSIRVPKTVEVAYSTPVLLEYNERKVLIDPGDYVSFHFLEEEFEKRSIKLEDITDILLTHLHLDHAYATRLFSNATVYIHPAYKNKPYSKFGIIKSKLYLEIINSWKRVIEIDAGSKLFDGKVTVFHTPWHAKEHLSFVIETYNMGRVLYTGDIVMNKVEFYDIIRWLRKDDCARFINKIGSKCDYIVFTHDEFIRASDYFRR; encoded by the coding sequence ATGAGAATACACATACTATCCTACGGTGGTAGCATAAGGGTGCCTAAAACAGTAGAAGTTGCTTACTCCACACCTGTACTATTAGAATACAACGAACGTAAGGTGCTTATCGACCCGGGAGACTATGTGTCTTTTCATTTCTTGGAAGAAGAATTTGAAAAAAGAAGCATCAAGCTCGAGGATATAACCGATATATTACTTACTCATTTGCACTTAGACCACGCATACGCTACACGTCTTTTTTCAAATGCTACAGTTTATATCCACCCAGCTTATAAGAATAAGCCTTACAGTAAATTTGGAATAATTAAAAGCAAATTGTATTTGGAAATAATTAATTCATGGAAGCGCGTAATTGAAATAGATGCTGGAAGTAAACTTTTCGATGGTAAGGTAACTGTCTTTCACACCCCTTGGCATGCAAAGGAACATCTGTCTTTTGTTATTGAAACTTACAATATGGGCCGTGTGCTTTACACGGGAGATATCGTAATGAATAAAGTAGAGTTTTATGATATAATAAGGTGGTTAAGAAAAGATGACTGTGCACGCTTCATAAACAAAATAGGCTCGAAGTGTGACTACATAGTATTTACTCATGATGAATTTATTAGAGCAAGTGATTATTTTAGGAGGTGA
- the rd gene encoding rubredoxin: MKYRCTVCGYIYDPEVGDPDSGINPGTPFENLPDDWTCPVCGVSKDMFEPLE, translated from the coding sequence ATGAAGTACAGATGCACTGTTTGCGGTTACATTTATGATCCTGAAGTTGGAGATCCAGATTCCGGCATCAATCCAGGCACACCGTTTGAAAATCTTCCAGACGATTGGACATGCCCAGTTTGCGGAGTAAGTAAGGATATGTTCGAACCTCTTGAATAA
- the gltX gene encoding glutamate--tRNA ligase — protein sequence MVRVRFAPSPTGYLHVGGARTALFNYLFARKMGGKFILRIEDTDIERSEKVFEEQLISALKWLGLDWDEGPDIGGDYGPYRQSERTELYHKYAQELVKQGKAYEVYAYPEEIEAMREQLLAEGKPPHYTREMLEPYNTEERKREYEEKGLRPAIYFSMPRKDYIINDVVKGEVVFKAGSVGDFALLRSNGMPTYNYACVIDDGLMKITHVLRGDDHLSNTVKQVALYEAFGWDTPVFGHVSMILGPDGSKLSKRHGATSVEEFKSRGYLPESLVNFLALLGWSHPEGKEILTKQELVESFSLERLVKNPAIFNPEKLRWMNSEHIRMKPVREIVLLAKEFMSKDIDESYLEKIIPAVKDRIEELSQLPELTEFFFKRPENLPEKTPEAHETYENLLNELKNIENWNKESIYAAFKNVMKGAKLKGKDFYMTLRLVLTGKHEGPELIDILEILGKEEVLARIEQFLSK from the coding sequence ATGGTAAGAGTTAGGTTTGCTCCAAGCCCAACAGGTTATTTACACGTAGGTGGGGCAAGAACGGCTTTATTCAATTACTTGTTTGCAAGAAAGATGGGCGGAAAGTTTATACTGAGGATAGAAGATACGGACATCGAAAGATCCGAAAAAGTCTTCGAGGAACAACTGATAAGTGCGTTGAAATGGTTGGGACTCGATTGGGACGAAGGACCAGACATCGGTGGTGATTATGGGCCATACAGACAGAGTGAGCGCACAGAACTTTATCATAAATATGCACAAGAGCTTGTCAAGCAGGGAAAAGCTTACGAAGTCTATGCATACCCTGAAGAAATAGAGGCCATGAGAGAGCAGCTTTTGGCAGAGGGTAAGCCACCTCACTATACAAGAGAGATGCTTGAACCTTATAACACAGAAGAAAGAAAAAGAGAGTACGAAGAAAAAGGATTAAGACCTGCAATTTACTTCTCAATGCCGAGAAAGGATTACATAATAAACGATGTTGTAAAAGGTGAGGTCGTTTTTAAAGCTGGTAGCGTTGGTGACTTCGCACTCCTTAGAAGCAATGGCATGCCAACATACAATTACGCTTGTGTTATCGATGATGGACTGATGAAGATAACTCATGTTTTGCGTGGTGATGACCACCTTTCAAATACAGTTAAGCAAGTTGCACTCTACGAAGCATTCGGTTGGGATACACCTGTTTTTGGACATGTCTCAATGATACTCGGTCCTGATGGAAGTAAACTGAGTAAGAGGCATGGTGCAACTTCTGTAGAAGAATTTAAGTCGAGAGGCTACTTACCAGAATCATTGGTGAACTTCTTAGCATTGCTTGGATGGTCACACCCAGAAGGAAAGGAAATCTTGACAAAGCAAGAATTAGTAGAAAGTTTCTCATTGGAAAGATTAGTAAAGAATCCGGCAATTTTCAACCCAGAGAAATTGCGCTGGATGAATTCAGAACACATAAGGATGAAACCGGTTAGGGAAATCGTGTTGTTAGCGAAAGAATTCATGAGTAAAGATATTGATGAAAGCTACTTGGAAAAGATAATCCCAGCAGTTAAGGACAGAATAGAAGAACTTTCGCAATTGCCAGAACTGACAGAGTTCTTCTTCAAAAGACCAGAAAATTTGCCAGAGAAAACACCAGAAGCGCATGAAACGTACGAAAACTTGTTAAACGAATTGAAGAACATAGAAAATTGGAACAAGGAAAGTATATATGCAGCGTTTAAAAATGTGATGAAAGGTGCAAAGCTTAAAGGTAAAGATTTCTACATGACGCTAAGACTTGTACTCACTGGAAAACACGAAGGTCCTGAGCTAATTGATATATTGGAGATACTCGGCAAAGAAGAAGTGCTTGCAAGGATAGAGCAATTCCTAAGTAAGTGA
- the cysS gene encoding cysteine--tRNA ligase has protein sequence MSHKVHITDTLTKNKVPLETIEPGIVKMYVCGPTVYNYIHIGNARPMVVFDAFRRFLEFVGYKVIMVQNFTDIDDKIINEANEWGVDWKTVADTFIAEYFHDAHLLGVRAANYHPRTTDFVEDIVEAVKRIIENGYAYPVENGDVYFSVRKLPGYGKLSGKNPDDLRAGARVDISDAKKDPLDFVLWKSAKPGEPKWESPWCAGRPGWHIECSVMSQKLLGDMFDIHGGGEDLIFPHHEDEIAQGEALTGKPPAKYWMHNGMIIVRGDKMSKSLGNTFMVREAVRKYGKDGVKIFLLSKHYRSPMEFSDEILSDNMKAATRVHNTLKRFTEKYKYPLVPKEDTEMKEYIDKFVEALSDDFNTPIALSIIFDVSKELNKAMDSGDDQRALKMYHLIKRVFGPVLGIFDAEIVTTEISSDIVDNVIQKVIDLRTEFRKQKQYDLADKVRNTLLEAGVKLLDTPEGTKYEIVEGEK, from the coding sequence ATGAGCCATAAGGTACATATAACGGACACGCTAACAAAGAATAAAGTACCGCTTGAAACAATCGAGCCAGGAATAGTTAAGATGTACGTCTGTGGACCTACCGTGTACAACTACATACACATTGGAAATGCCCGTCCAATGGTTGTTTTTGATGCATTTAGGAGGTTTCTCGAATTTGTTGGTTATAAGGTGATAATGGTTCAGAATTTTACAGACATCGACGACAAGATAATTAACGAGGCTAATGAATGGGGAGTTGACTGGAAAACAGTTGCAGATACATTTATTGCAGAATATTTCCACGATGCGCATTTACTTGGTGTAAGGGCGGCAAACTATCATCCCAGGACAACCGATTTTGTTGAAGATATAGTAGAGGCTGTTAAGAGAATTATTGAAAATGGATACGCATATCCTGTTGAGAATGGTGATGTATATTTTAGCGTTAGGAAATTGCCAGGCTACGGTAAATTATCAGGGAAAAATCCGGACGATTTACGTGCCGGGGCACGTGTGGATATAAGCGATGCAAAGAAAGACCCTCTTGATTTCGTTTTGTGGAAATCGGCCAAGCCCGGCGAGCCAAAGTGGGAAAGTCCATGGTGTGCAGGAAGACCAGGATGGCACATTGAATGTTCAGTAATGTCTCAAAAGCTCCTCGGTGATATGTTCGATATCCATGGTGGCGGTGAGGACTTAATCTTTCCGCACCACGAAGATGAGATAGCACAGGGTGAGGCTTTGACCGGTAAGCCACCTGCAAAATACTGGATGCACAACGGAATGATCATCGTGCGTGGGGACAAGATGAGCAAATCTCTGGGAAATACATTCATGGTTAGAGAAGCCGTTAGAAAATACGGTAAAGATGGCGTCAAAATTTTCCTTCTGTCCAAACACTACAGGTCACCTATGGAATTCTCAGATGAAATCTTGAGCGATAACATGAAAGCCGCAACGAGAGTTCATAATACTTTGAAGAGGTTTACAGAAAAATACAAGTACCCGTTGGTTCCAAAAGAAGATACTGAAATGAAAGAATACATAGACAAGTTTGTTGAAGCCCTCTCTGACGACTTTAATACACCAATAGCACTTTCGATAATCTTCGACGTGTCAAAAGAATTGAACAAAGCTATGGACAGTGGAGATGATCAGAGGGCCCTTAAAATGTATCACTTGATTAAGCGTGTTTTCGGACCTGTATTGGGGATATTTGACGCAGAAATTGTCACAACTGAGATTTCATCAGACATAGTCGACAATGTAATTCAAAAGGTTATAGATCTGAGAACTGAATTCAGAAAACAAAAGCAATACGATTTAGCCGACAAGGTGAGAAATACACTGTTAGAAGCAGGTGTGAAGTTACTCGACACACCAGAAGGAACGAAATATGAGATAGTGGAGGGAGAAAAATGA
- a CDS encoding proline--tRNA ligase: MRYTQFYAPTLKEAPADSEVPSQELLIRAGFIRKIAAGVYTYLPLGRRVLLKIENIVREEMNKIGANEILMPIIQPAELWKQSGRWEDYGPEMMKLKDRHGRDFTLGPTHEELVTFLVQNELNSYRQLPITLYQMANKYRDEIRPRFGVLRAREFIMKDGYSFHDSWESLDETYQAHRRAYSNIMERIGLKYAVVEASSGAIGGSESHEFVAFADTGESNILYCECGYAGNDERVPYVGDIVYDNEDEKTIEKVYTPNVKTAQDVADFLGVPVRKIVKTLIYKGRNGYFMALVPGDRELNEEKLKAFINDQSLTFATPDDIYRDFGVPIGFLGPVGVKGIKIIADNQVKGMKNFVVGGMEKDYHFVNVNVGRDFVPSEWTDLVVTTAGDPCPHCGKPMNMKKGIELGHIFKLGTKYSEAMGTKYMDRDGQLKPFIMGCYGWGISRTMGAIVEQLYDEKGIIWPLSVAPFTVVITPVSSNENLMSFAEKVYKFLSEKGEEVLFDDRNVSPGVKFSDADLIGIPFRMTIGKALNEGFVEIKRRTGKQLRVEADLEKIYEVLQKSKEEYSPHERY, translated from the coding sequence ATGAGATATACGCAGTTTTACGCGCCAACTTTGAAAGAAGCCCCGGCAGATTCCGAAGTTCCAAGCCAAGAATTACTCATCAGAGCTGGGTTCATAAGAAAAATAGCCGCAGGTGTTTACACTTACCTACCACTGGGTAGAAGAGTTCTTTTAAAGATTGAAAACATAGTTAGGGAAGAAATGAACAAAATAGGTGCAAATGAGATTTTGATGCCAATAATTCAACCTGCTGAACTGTGGAAACAATCGGGCAGGTGGGAAGATTACGGTCCTGAGATGATGAAGTTGAAAGACCGCCATGGACGAGATTTTACATTGGGACCAACTCACGAAGAACTCGTCACTTTCCTCGTTCAAAACGAATTGAATAGCTATAGACAGCTTCCAATAACACTTTACCAGATGGCAAATAAATACAGAGATGAAATCCGTCCAAGGTTCGGAGTCCTGCGCGCAAGGGAATTTATAATGAAAGATGGCTACAGTTTCCACGACAGCTGGGAGTCTTTGGATGAGACTTATCAAGCTCATAGAAGAGCTTATTCAAACATCATGGAGCGCATAGGTCTGAAATATGCCGTTGTTGAAGCGTCGTCCGGTGCGATAGGCGGTAGCGAAAGTCACGAATTCGTGGCTTTTGCCGACACAGGGGAAAGCAATATACTCTATTGTGAGTGCGGTTACGCCGGTAATGACGAGAGAGTACCATATGTTGGTGATATCGTGTACGACAATGAAGATGAAAAGACCATTGAAAAAGTCTACACTCCAAACGTAAAAACAGCACAAGATGTTGCTGATTTTCTTGGTGTTCCGGTAAGAAAAATCGTTAAAACGTTAATCTACAAAGGGCGAAATGGCTATTTCATGGCATTAGTACCTGGCGATAGGGAACTAAACGAAGAAAAACTTAAAGCTTTCATTAATGACCAATCATTAACATTTGCAACACCTGACGATATATATAGAGATTTTGGAGTTCCTATCGGATTTTTAGGACCCGTTGGAGTCAAGGGTATAAAGATAATAGCGGATAATCAAGTAAAAGGCATGAAAAACTTTGTTGTTGGTGGAATGGAGAAAGATTACCACTTCGTGAATGTAAACGTTGGGCGAGATTTTGTGCCAAGTGAATGGACAGACTTGGTTGTCACGACAGCAGGTGACCCGTGCCCACATTGTGGAAAGCCCATGAACATGAAAAAGGGTATCGAGCTTGGGCATATATTCAAGCTTGGCACAAAGTATTCAGAAGCTATGGGAACAAAATACATGGATAGAGATGGGCAGCTCAAACCATTCATCATGGGTTGCTATGGTTGGGGTATATCACGAACGATGGGTGCGATCGTTGAACAACTTTACGACGAAAAAGGTATCATATGGCCGCTATCTGTTGCACCGTTTACCGTTGTAATTACACCAGTGAGCAGTAACGAGAATTTGATGAGTTTTGCAGAAAAAGTGTACAAATTCTTGTCAGAAAAAGGCGAAGAGGTTCTCTTCGATGACAGAAATGTCTCTCCTGGCGTAAAATTCAGCGATGCTGATCTAATAGGTATACCATTCAGAATGACTATAGGTAAGGCATTAAATGAGGGCTTCGTAGAAATTAAACGGAGAACTGGGAAACAATTGAGAGTCGAAGCCGACTTGGAGAAAATATACGAGGTCTTACAGAAATCAAAAGAAGAATACAGTCCGCACGAAAGGTATTAG
- a CDS encoding RtcB family protein — MALSNIEKESKYIYRIRKTGSMKVDAVVLSDYETIDEDAVEQIKNVATLPGIVHYALAMPDIHWGYGFPIGGVAAFDIEDGVISPGGVGFDINCGVRMLVVEGHSNLVKDNLEVIIQRLYEAIPVGVGERSEKKFSRKEFKEIVEKGAKKVIELGYGYQDDLERIEDFGCIRECDFSNVSEEAFERGKDELGTLGAGNHFLEVQEVAEVYDEEVAKILGVEKGMITVLIHTGSRGFGHQIATDYIKLMRDNLKEHNKNLPDKQLINAPFKSDWGQKYYSAMNCAANYAFANRQIITHLIRKVFKTVLGVNVRVIYDIAHNIAKVEEHVVDGKKRKLVVHRKGATRAFGPGNDVLPEIFKRTGQPVIIPGSMGTASYLLVGTKKAEEMTFGSTAHGAGRALGRREATRELSTERVLNELKSKGIKIMAKSKKGIVEEAPEAYKDVDKVVQIVDELGISLKVAKCIPLGVMKG; from the coding sequence ATGGCACTTTCGAATATTGAAAAGGAAAGTAAATACATCTACCGAATTAGAAAAACGGGAAGCATGAAGGTGGATGCTGTTGTTCTTTCTGACTATGAGACGATAGATGAAGACGCTGTAGAACAAATTAAGAACGTTGCCACTTTACCAGGGATTGTTCATTACGCCTTAGCGATGCCAGATATACATTGGGGATACGGTTTCCCAATAGGTGGAGTAGCTGCCTTTGATATAGAAGACGGTGTTATAAGTCCTGGTGGAGTCGGATTTGATATAAATTGCGGTGTCAGAATGCTTGTAGTTGAAGGACATAGTAATCTGGTAAAAGATAATTTAGAAGTGATTATTCAACGGTTGTATGAAGCAATTCCTGTGGGGGTTGGAGAGAGAAGCGAGAAGAAATTTTCAAGAAAGGAATTTAAGGAAATTGTCGAAAAAGGTGCTAAGAAGGTTATCGAATTAGGTTACGGCTACCAAGATGATTTGGAAAGAATTGAGGACTTTGGCTGTATAAGAGAGTGCGACTTTTCAAACGTCAGCGAAGAAGCTTTTGAAAGGGGTAAAGACGAGCTCGGAACACTTGGAGCCGGGAATCATTTCTTAGAGGTTCAGGAAGTTGCGGAAGTTTACGATGAAGAGGTAGCAAAGATATTAGGAGTAGAAAAGGGAATGATAACTGTACTGATCCACACAGGGAGCAGAGGATTTGGACATCAAATAGCAACGGACTACATAAAGCTGATGAGGGACAACTTAAAAGAACACAACAAAAATCTCCCTGATAAGCAATTAATAAACGCACCATTTAAAAGTGATTGGGGACAGAAATACTACAGTGCGATGAATTGTGCAGCGAATTACGCTTTTGCAAATAGGCAGATAATAACACATCTTATCAGGAAGGTTTTCAAAACTGTCTTAGGAGTAAATGTAAGGGTTATATATGACATAGCACACAACATCGCTAAAGTTGAAGAGCATGTTGTAGATGGAAAAAAGAGAAAACTGGTTGTACATAGAAAAGGAGCGACGAGAGCTTTTGGACCTGGCAATGACGTACTCCCGGAAATCTTCAAAAGAACTGGCCAGCCAGTCATAATACCTGGAAGTATGGGGACAGCTTCATACTTGCTTGTCGGTACAAAAAAGGCCGAAGAGATGACATTTGGGTCAACAGCACATGGTGCGGGTAGAGCCCTTGGAAGGAGAGAAGCAACAAGGGAACTTTCAACCGAGAGAGTCCTTAACGAGCTCAAATCCAAAGGCATAAAAATAATGGCAAAATCTAAAAAAGGTATCGTTGAGGAAGCTCCCGAAGCTTACAAAGACGTCGATAAAGTTGTTCAGATAGTCGATGAACTTGGAATATCACTCAAAGTGGCAAAATGCATCCCACTCGGAGTGATGAAGGGATGA
- a CDS encoding MFS transporter yields MRNFLRFHKDKNEFYLTVEGVFSTPYIVLTQTAIFTAIAIYFGLNEVSLGLAASFPMAFQIFQIFAPSIIERIPSKKILLGFFNSGRFLWLILIPYLFAEHKPPEIFITVFAISQIFAALAGNVWISIVYDTISPERRGKYLGLRNFFVSFMTLLTFYSFSLINDSVKKPYSFLLIILATEITTIISLMAIAPIEEKRSKRAGTFNDLKIVLSDKNFIKLSKAYFFWNFVVLMAAPFFPYHQLNNLKLPMTYISYTSITASLLSMLFYTLWGKLADEFGHKSVLITGLAIVSMTPAIWILMNERDWILALTLDAILSGVGWAAVNLSIITLPMETASTSSPMYFAVFSALGGLGGMLGSMIGGPIARMFNHFDFYIGEFHIFGLQIFFIIESILRYLTIPLFAKITTKKYVTPSTLFMNAISILSGRQAIRIHEGTRSEVVIGRKRVNRWW; encoded by the coding sequence ATGAGAAATTTTCTGAGATTTCACAAAGACAAGAATGAGTTTTACTTAACAGTTGAAGGGGTATTTTCGACTCCTTATATAGTCTTAACGCAGACAGCTATATTTACAGCAATTGCAATATACTTCGGTCTGAATGAAGTATCACTTGGATTAGCAGCCTCATTCCCGATGGCGTTTCAGATATTCCAAATTTTTGCACCATCAATAATAGAAAGGATTCCAAGCAAGAAAATCCTTCTTGGTTTTTTTAACTCGGGTAGATTTCTCTGGCTCATACTGATACCCTATCTTTTCGCAGAGCATAAGCCCCCGGAAATATTCATAACCGTTTTCGCGATAAGTCAGATATTCGCCGCTCTTGCTGGTAACGTCTGGATAAGCATTGTTTACGATACAATAAGTCCCGAGAGAAGAGGTAAGTACCTTGGTTTGAGAAATTTCTTTGTCTCATTTATGACTTTACTAACGTTTTACTCTTTCTCTTTAATAAACGACTCAGTAAAGAAACCTTACAGTTTCTTGTTAATAATACTAGCGACAGAAATAACTACCATTATATCTCTGATGGCGATAGCACCTATCGAAGAAAAGAGGTCAAAACGGGCAGGTACATTCAACGATCTAAAGATAGTGCTTTCAGACAAGAACTTTATCAAGCTCTCAAAGGCATACTTTTTTTGGAATTTTGTTGTACTCATGGCAGCACCATTTTTTCCATACCACCAATTAAATAATTTAAAATTACCAATGACATATATAAGCTACACATCTATAACGGCTTCCCTGCTCTCTATGTTATTTTATACGCTATGGGGCAAACTTGCAGATGAGTTCGGGCACAAAAGTGTGCTTATAACTGGTTTGGCAATAGTATCCATGACACCAGCGATTTGGATTTTGATGAATGAACGTGATTGGATATTGGCTCTTACGCTCGATGCTATACTGTCTGGGGTTGGATGGGCTGCTGTTAACCTTTCAATTATCACTTTACCGATGGAAACAGCTTCGACTAGCTCACCGATGTACTTTGCTGTTTTCTCGGCACTTGGTGGATTAGGTGGTATGCTTGGGTCAATGATTGGTGGGCCTATTGCGAGAATGTTCAACCATTTTGATTTTTACATTGGAGAGTTTCATATTTTCGGACTACAGATATTCTTTATCATTGAAAGTATACTCAGATATCTAACTATACCACTCTTTGCAAAGATAACGACTAAAAAGTATGTCACACCTTCAACTTTGTTCATGAACGCTATATCGATTCTCTCAGGACGCCAAGCAATAAGGATACATGAAGGAACAAGATCAGAGGTTGTTATTGGAAGGAAAAGGGTCAACAGATGGTGGTGA